The genomic stretch GATGTAATTAATTATATAGTGAATTTATCCTGTGGTAGAGAATAATCTCACAGTAACATTTTTTCTGGCCTGCCTTTAGGCCACTGTGGAAACAGTGGAATTGGATCCAGCACCAGCATCACAGACTCCTTCTCCGCCTCCAATGGCTACTGTTGACCCAGCGTCTCCAGCACCAGCTTCAACAGaaccccctgccctgtccccttccATTGTTGTCAATTCCACTCTTTCATCCTATGTGGCAAACCAGGCATCTTCTGGGGCTGGGGGTCAGCCCAATATCACCAAATTGATCATTACTAAACAGATGTTGCCCTCTTCCATTACAATGTCTCAAGGAGGGATGGTTACAGTCATCCCAGCCACAGTGGTGACATCCCGGGGGCTCCAACTAGGTCAAACCAGTACAGCTACTATCCAGCCCAGTCAGCAAGCCCAGATTGTCACTCGGTCAGTattacaggcagcagcagcagctgctgcttctaTGCAGCTGCCTCCACCCCGGCTACAGCCCCCTCCATTGCAACAGATGCCTCAGCCCCCAACTCAGCAGCAAGTTACCATCCTGCAGCAGCCACCCCCGCTTCAGGCCATGCAACAGCCACCACCTCAGAAAGTTCGAATCAATCTACAGCAACAGCCGCCACCTCTGCAGATCAAGAATGTGCCTCCACCTACTCTGAAAATGCAGACTACCCTAGTCCCAGTGGCTGTGGAAAGTAGCCCTGAACGGCCTATGAATAGCAGTCCTGAGGCCCACACTGTGGAGGCAACCTCTCCAGACACAATATGTGAGATGATCACAGATGTAGTTCCTGAGGTGAGTCTCTGCTCTGAGTCTTTTCCTCCAGGCCAGTGGGAATGTGTATATTCTTAGTCAACCCAGTCAAAGTGGAATCGATAGTAGCACTTAATGCTTGATAACCAGGAGTGCACATCACCCTGCAACAGTGACTTGCCCCCACCCCAAGATACCAGTGATAACTTTACATTGGAtctcttgaaaggcagagtgatagaccttctatctgctgtttcattccccaagtgcctgcaaaagccagatcTGGGGCAAGAAACCAGAACTCAATTTGGAGTTTCCATGTAGGTGACatagagacccaaacacttgggccatcttctgtttcctttccaagctcattagcaggaagctgaataagcAGCAGATTAGCTGGAACACAAGCTGCCACTCTAATGGGATGTCATCCCAATaccagcttaacttgctgcaccatagTGTCTGTCATCCCccttcctacacacacataccactACTACTCTTTAAAAAGGTAACATTGTAGGTCAGCTAGGAAGCTTATAGTCTGTACAGTGTTACTGTTGTACCAAAAAGACAAGACCTTAAACTTAAGAAATGTATATCCTTTTGATACTCCTAGGTTTCCACTGTTTAGTTATGTTTAAAATATAAGAAGGGGGACATAGCCAGAAAAATCAGTTCCTGTTGCTGTCTTTTAAAAGAGACATTCGATAGATGCAAATTAGTTTTCTTTAACTTGTACATAACAAGTAATCATTCTAACATGAATCTGGTTTGAGTTCTACGAtcacttagatttttaaaaatctttcattttactttgaaaggcatAAAGAACATGAACTTCTATATGCCAATTCCCCTCCCAGATTCCATAGTAATTagagcagggccagaccaaagccaggaacctggaactgtcTAGCTGGCAACTGGAGGAACCAGGACTGTAAATGGGATGCAAACATCCCAAGTGGTGCTATGCCCAATGCTCAACCTGAAGCACTTGTTTAAAAGGAAGTagtagggcttggcggcgtggcctagtggctaaggtcctcagcttgatcccttgtggccgctggttctaatcccgggcagctccacttcctctctatctctcctcctctcagtacatctgactttgtaataaaaataaaataaatctttaaaaaaaaaaaaaaaaaggaagtagtaATCCCCTGCTACCAGGAAATCTGgagtctttctcctttcctgacAGTActgcattttctcttcttttggctTGGCCTGCCCAGTCTAGTTTAGAGGCGGTAACTCAGTCTCTATTCATTCATGGGCAACTTTTGATTTGATACTTTAAGATGAGTATTATTCAGGTGTGGAATAAAGTCAGGGATGGGTTAACTCAAAATCAGAGGGAGTTAAATAGAGCTTTCCAGTTAGGAAGACTTCATGTCAATCTCTAAACCAGGattgggggctggggaggaggggagtggaGACTGGTAACTCACCTAGAACTTCAGTTTTTAGGGAAGGCTCTGCAGGCTGCAGTCTAACCCATCTTTGATGCTCTCTTCCTTTCTTAGGTGGAATCTCCTACTCAGATGGATGTTGAATTGGTGAGTGGGTCACCTGTGACACTCTCGCCCCAGCCTCGATGTGTGAGGTCTGGCTGTGAGAATCCTCCCGTTGTGAGTAAGGACTGGGACAATGAATACTGCAGCAATGAGTGTGTGGTGAAGCACTGCAGGTAAGCTTCAGGTTCTCATTCTTATAGTTCTATTATTGCTAAATTGTATTGGAAAACATGGCAACCAGTGTTACGTACATGTACCtgcaggatcttcaaaaagttcatggataatgTTTATATAAGATATAAAATAACTatgggatttcagatttttttaaaacaccaaaataaGCTAATTCCTTTCTCCAGGAAGTTTTTGAAACGCCCTTGTATTGGCAAGCCTAGTGGAAAATTTCTGTCTAAATAAACTACATTTGCCATACAGCTAAAGAAAACATACTTAGAAGTTCATACTTTGCAATTACCACATACCTCGATGTATGCTCTTTGCAAATAGATTATACAGTAAACTGCTTGTGACTGAATGTTAGCTTTTCAGTCTGTAGTGCAATCAGACTAAAGCAATGCAGGGAGAGCAATGAGTAAGTGGAAAATAGCACGGTAAGATGTTAAGGATGAGGTAGTGAAAATTAGTTTTGAAGATTTCTGCCCTTCTCAAATTTTTCTGAGAATTACTTatatccatgaaaaaaaaaaaggtatttgtaTCTCAAATTCCCTAAGGTAGACTAGCAGTGCCTTGACATCAGTTTTAAACCCATTGTTTTTATAGTCCTAAGTTAGTACTATCTTATCTGGAGCTGCAAGAAATTATCTGGGAACCTACTTCAGAGTTTAAAATAGTCATGTATAGTTGTAACTCTAAGTTTGTGTGTCTTTTTTCCTCTTAGGGATGTATTCGAGGCCTGGGTAGCATCTAGAAGTGCAAACACAGTAGTGTTCGTGAAATAGTCCTTCCTGTGCTCCAAGacagggaagatttctctgccgGGAACTGTTTTTGAAACACAAGCTGAGCTTCTGGTAGTGCCTGATCTCAACTCATGAAGGCCCTTCATGCTTTCCCTTTTTTCCCTTCAGCAGAGGCCAACCTGTGGAGTGGGTCGTTGAGTTACTGTAATCTGGTATTGCTTTTACTTTGAACACGAGCAGTCAAACCAGTGATGTTAATAGTAGAGCAAAGGGTGAAGGAGTGTAGACAAGCAAATCAGGGGTGGCATGGAGTTGTTGGAGGAAATTTGGTCTAATTGTCATAGGACTTCCATAAGAAGTTATTAAAATGAGTACTTGGCTTTAAGCCTAGTAGAAGATACCACTGTGCATACCTGTTTTAAAGGGATAAGAGACTACATTAAAGATTCACTCTTAACACAGGGAGCAATTTTAACATCACCTCAGTACATTCACTGCCTTGAGCCAAGGTTTTCCACACAGTAGGCACACTGGATTTTAGGGAGAGCGAGAGACTAGGAGTCTCCTATGTATTTCTCATTAAAATACTATTTCTGTAGTCAGCATCTTTCCAATTGtgagttattattattactgtttggatgtCAGAGGCAGAACTGCATCCTATAATATATGGCTTCTCCAAAGTGTATTCACTTGTGTTGATATCATGTATTTTAAAGAGGTTAGAAGTGTTTGCATATCCTAGGCACTTACTTAACCCAAGTTGTGTTTATTTGACTTGCTTATTTGGCTTTTCTTGATATAAGCTAAAGTGTAATATACTAGCAAAAACATAACAGAATAGCCAAACTTTTGAGAAATGCCACCCTAGAGAATCCCCTTTTTAATCATGTTCATATAATACTAATTGCTAATCACTTTGATCCTGTATGGCTCTATTTGCAGTGGTTGGCATTTTAATGCCTTTCATGTATTTACTGAGTTTGCACTTTCACAACCCAATGAGATAGTTAATAATCCCATTTCACATAAGTAATCATGTTGAGATGAAATGCACAACATCACACTGGTATGCGGCAGAACCAGAATCTGATCTCAAAAtctaattaaaatacaaatttttatttaaataagcaaaaaagcTATTGTACAAATACTATTCAGAAATAGTCTGCAGAGCCATGGCTGTGGACAATGAGCTCTGAAATGAAGTGCTTCTATAAATTCTTAGGCTTAGAGATGATACCATCTGGATACCTTTGTTTGAACCGTGCAACCACATCTGGATCTAGTAGGTGGATCCCATCCAGTTGGTTTCCAAGCGTAATcctaaagggaaagggaggggggagTGCAAATCAGAAATCACAGAATTAAAGATGTGTACCTTTTATTAAGATTGCCCGTTGTTGGCCctgcatggcagcctagtggctaaagtcctcgccttgaacgcgccaggatcccatatgggtgccagttcatgtccccgtggccctgcttcccatccagctccctgcttttggcctgggaaagcagttgaagatggccaaagccttgagaccctgcacccgcgtgggagacttagaagaggttcctggctttggattggctcagtaccagctgttgctgttgcggccacctggcag from Ochotona princeps isolate mOchPri1 chromosome 6, mOchPri1.hap1, whole genome shotgun sequence encodes the following:
- the TOX4 gene encoding TOX high mobility group box family member 4; its protein translation is MEFPGGNDNYLTITGPSHPFLSGAETFHTPSLGDEEFEIPPISLDSDPSLAVSDVVAHFDDLADPSSSQDGSFSAQYGVQTLDMPVGMTHGLMEQGGGLLSGGLTMDLDHSIGTQYSANPPVTIDVPMTDMTSGLMGHSQLTTIDQSELSSQLGLSLGGGTILPPAQSPEDRLSTTPSPTSSLHEEGVEEFRRQIPSQKTVVVEAGKKQKAPKKKKKKDPNEPQKPVSAYALFFRDTQAAIKGQNPNATFGEVSKIVASMWDSLGEEQKQVYKRKTEAAKKEYLKALAAYKDNQECQATVETVELDPAPASQTPSPPPMATVDPASPAPASTEPPALSPSIVVNSTLSSYVANQASSGAGGQPNITKLIITKQMLPSSITMSQGGMVTVIPATVVTSRGLQLGQTSTATIQPSQQAQIVTRSVLQAAAAAAASMQLPPPRLQPPPLQQMPQPPTQQQVTILQQPPPLQAMQQPPPQKVRINLQQQPPPLQIKNVPPPTLKMQTTLVPVAVESSPERPMNSSPEAHTVEATSPDTICEMITDVVPEVESPTQMDVELVSGSPVTLSPQPRCVRSGCENPPVVSKDWDNEYCSNECVVKHCRDVFEAWVASRSANTVVFVK